One genomic region from Bacillus rossius redtenbacheri isolate Brsri chromosome 6, Brsri_v3, whole genome shotgun sequence encodes:
- the LOC134532831 gene encoding coiled-coil-helix-coiled-coil-helix domain-containing protein 10, mitochondrial has protein sequence MPRRGRSASPPPAPRRHVSSVPARPAATHAPVQQHAPPPSSPAVVGQQPSMFKQMAATAGGVAVGSAVGHVVGHGMTGMFSGGGSQEAAEAPQSYAAPAQSNYGARPEPTGPCAYEIQQFLHCADTQSDLSLCQGFNEALRQCKTSNNLQV, from the exons GCACGTGAGCAGCGTGCCGGCCCGCCCTGCGGCCACGCATGCCCCGGTACAGCAGCATGcccccccaccctcctccccAGCCGTGGTCGGACAGCAGCCGTCCATGTTCAAGCAGATGGCTGCGACCGCAGGCGGCGTCGCAGTGGGCTCCGCAGTG GGTCACGTCGTGGGCCACGGCATGACGGGCATGTTCAGTGGGGGCGGCTCCCAGGAGGCCGCAGAGGCACCGCAGTCCTACGCAGCCCCGGCCCAGTCCAACTACGGGGCTCGCCCGGAGCCGACCGGGCCCTGTGCCTACGAGATACAGCAGTTCCTCCACTGTGCCGACACCCAGTCTGACCTCTCTCTCTGCCAGGGCTTCAACGAGGCTCTACGCCAGTGCAAGACTAGCAACA ATCTTCAGGTGTGA